Proteins from a single region of Candidatus Neomarinimicrobiota bacterium:
- a CDS encoding glycosyltransferase family 2 protein — translation MYRSNVVHPIIVIPVYNGRGSVLKLLDQIKKVTQHTIMIIDDGSTDGLDPSMLPGVVYLKHQSNRGKGAALKTAFNECQRLGYSHALTLDADGQHAPELIQSFIARSLDSPEALVVGARDLITSKMPLHRRLSNNITSQIMSLKTGFQIRDVQVGYRCYPLSDSRLWLSIEDGFQFEADIFFNVRKLKIKLIWQPIPVIYGTEDSHMHLVLDTLRFVRTFFRSFKC, via the coding sequence ATGTACAGAAGTAACGTTGTACATCCAATCATTGTGATCCCTGTCTACAATGGCCGGGGTTCGGTTTTAAAATTACTGGATCAGATTAAAAAGGTGACCCAACACACGATCATGATCATTGATGATGGTTCGACTGATGGCTTGGATCCATCAATGTTGCCAGGTGTGGTCTATCTGAAACATCAATCAAACAGGGGCAAGGGAGCAGCGTTAAAAACAGCTTTTAATGAATGCCAACGATTAGGGTATAGTCATGCTCTCACCCTTGATGCTGATGGTCAACATGCTCCTGAACTGATTCAGAGTTTCATTGCAAGATCCCTGGATTCTCCCGAGGCATTGGTGGTGGGAGCGCGCGACCTGATCACTAGCAAAATGCCCCTACACCGTCGTCTATCAAACAACATTACCAGCCAGATCATGTCATTAAAAACGGGTTTCCAGATTCGTGATGTTCAAGTTGGGTATCGCTGTTACCCATTGAGTGATAGTCGGTTATGGTTATCTATTGAAGATGGCTTCCAATTTGAAGCAGACATATTTTTCAATGTGAGAAAGCTGAAAATAAAGTTAATCTGGCAGCCTATTCCAGTGATCTATGGCACGGAAGACAGCCATATGCATCTGGTGCTGGAT
- the prfB gene encoding peptide chain release factor 2 (programmed frameshift), translating to MFEEIKDDLNGLKERLDTLRGHLDLTKVNTELDELKALSIKDDFWSDSTQAQTTLKNINLLEGQVSDWGNVLACEEDVDILLELATEDNDESLTPDLKKSLHTFKRTLDNYELQQLLSNEDDSLNCIVTIHPGAGGTESQDWAEMLFRMYTRWFDNKGWNWKVLDYLPGDEAGLKDATIEVKGAYAFGYIKAENGVHRLVRISPFDSNSRRHTSFASVFTYPIYDNEIEIVIDMSEVRVDTYRASGAGGQHINKTDSAVRLTHAPTGVVVQCQNERSQHKNKETAMKLLKARLYQLEKEKEQAKMDQMASSKTEIGWGNQIRSYVFHPYTMVKDHRTKHETGNIQAVMNGNIDGFIKAYLLNQMGKDSA from the exons ATGTTTGAAGAAATAAAAGATGATCTGAATGGACTCAAGGAGCGTCTGGATACGCTCAGGGGGCATCTT GACCTGACCAAGGTCAATACTGAACTCGATGAGTTAAAAGCCCTTTCAATTAAAGATGACTTCTGGAGTGATTCAACCCAGGCTCAAACAACGCTGAAAAATATCAACCTTCTTGAAGGACAGGTCTCCGACTGGGGAAATGTGCTGGCTTGTGAGGAAGATGTCGATATTCTCCTCGAACTGGCTACTGAGGATAATGATGAAAGCCTGACTCCTGACCTGAAAAAATCTCTCCACACTTTTAAAAGAACACTGGATAACTACGAACTCCAGCAATTGCTCAGTAATGAAGATGATTCGTTGAATTGTATTGTGACCATCCACCCAGGTGCCGGTGGTACCGAATCACAGGATTGGGCGGAAATGCTCTTCCGGATGTATACCCGCTGGTTTGATAACAAGGGGTGGAACTGGAAGGTTCTGGACTATTTGCCAGGTGATGAAGCAGGCTTGAAAGATGCAACGATAGAGGTGAAGGGGGCTTATGCCTTCGGCTATATAAAAGCTGAAAACGGGGTCCACAGGTTGGTGCGTATCAGTCCCTTTGATTCTAATTCCCGCCGTCATACATCTTTTGCCTCAGTTTTCACCTATCCGATTTATGATAATGAAATAGAAATTGTCATTGATATGAGCGAAGTTCGAGTGGATACTTATCGGGCCAGTGGAGCAGGAGGGCAGCATATCAATAAAACTGATTCAGCTGTTCGTCTGACCCATGCGCCAACCGGTGTGGTCGTCCAATGTCAAAATGAGAGATCCCAACACAAAAATAAAGAAACAGCCATGAAGTTGCTCAAAGCCAGACTCTACCAGCTGGAGAAGGAAAAAGAGCAAGCCAAGATGGATCAGATGGCGTCATCCAAAACTGAGATCGGTTGGGGGAATCAGATCCGATCCTATGTTTTCCATCCCTATACCATGGTGAAAGATCACCGCACAAAACATGAAACCGGTAATATACAGGCAGTTATGAATGGCAATATTGACGGCTTTATCAAAGCATATTTATTGAATCAAATGGGGAAAGACTCCGCATGA
- a CDS encoding ABC transporter ATP-binding protein — METILEIKNISKTFTGSGEALKVLQDINFTMERGEIVAINGPSGIGKTTLLNIIGTLDSADSGMVKISGQQPDKMTDDQLSRFRADNLGFVFQFHYLLPEFTALENVLIPAKIINLNKDEAAGRAKELLEAVGIYDRRHHKPSQLSGGERQRVAVARALMNRPELVLADEPTGNLDPDNGQRLIELIQKVRSDYGQSFLIATHSRSLSAACDRVFSLT; from the coding sequence ATGGAAACAATCCTTGAAATAAAAAATATCAGTAAAACTTTTACCGGATCAGGTGAAGCACTGAAGGTTCTCCAGGATATCAACTTCACTATGGAAAGAGGGGAGATCGTTGCTATTAATGGACCTTCCGGAATAGGTAAAACGACTCTCCTGAATATAATTGGAACCCTTGATTCAGCTGACTCAGGAATGGTGAAAATATCAGGGCAGCAACCTGATAAAATGACAGATGATCAACTCAGCCGGTTCCGAGCTGATAACCTGGGCTTTGTGTTCCAGTTTCACTATTTGTTACCCGAATTCACTGCTTTGGAAAATGTGCTCATTCCGGCCAAGATCATTAATCTGAATAAAGATGAGGCGGCTGGACGTGCCAAAGAATTGTTGGAAGCCGTTGGTATCTATGATCGACGTCATCATAAGCCTTCGCAATTATCAGGGGGAGAGCGTCAAAGGGTGGCTGTTGCCCGAGCCTTGATGAATCGCCCCGAACTGGTGCTGGCCGATGAACCCACAGGCAATCTGGATCCTGATAACGGTCAACGTCTCATCGAGCTGATTCAGAAGGTCCGGTCAGATTATGGGCAATCTTTTCTGATTGCCACTCATAGTAGATCCCTGTCTGCAGCTTGTGATCGGGTTTTCTCACTTACCTGA
- a CDS encoding ATP-dependent Clp protease ATP-binding subunit has protein sequence MKANFHKRLQAVIQLSKEEAIRLGHAYIGSEHLLLGIFRQGDNKVIDIIQSLNIDPADVRNQIEEHIRTSGGTMILGTLPFTKRAERILKNTYQEARDLNADIVDVEHLLLAILREQEGIAADIMAQFSIDYEIVRDEMEFSPESVGRESESSMKGKPQSKTPALDHFGRDITAFARSGKLDPVIGRDKEIERVAQVLSRRKKNNPVLIGEPGVGKTAIAEGLALRIIGKKVPRSLLRMRVVSLDLATLIAGTKYRGQFEERMKAVTAELEKSDDIILFIDELHTIVGAGAASGSLDASNMIKPALARGDLQCIGATTLDEYRKYVEKDGALERRFQKVMIEPPSRIETLQILHGLKDRYEAHHNVQYSDESLEASVAYSSRYIQDKFHPDKAIDVMDEAGARVHLANVDIPETIVKLETELDNLRIRKEDVVRNQEFELAASLRDDERHLIKELGDANDEWTTALKIDPPTVKVEDIAAVVSLITSIPIQDVAESEAERLLKLESEITKHLIGQGHVINAMAKALRRARSGFRDPKKPIGSFLFLGPTGVGKTEMAKVLAKYIYQNEKALIKMDMSEYSERFNVSRLIGAPPGYVGYEEGGTLTEAVRRNPYSVVLFDEIEKAHPEIYNMLLQIMDEGQLTDSLGHTVDFKNCILIMTSNLGLKNLSQPGIGFNRKDQKSKMEEQRSRIKIEMKNTFKPEFINRLTDALVFDSLTKKDLVKIVDLILEDVGIYANEKNIKIKLSSAAKNVIIDQEIDNEYGARPLRRLIQNMIEDKIAEMTLKGEVKAESTISVSAKKKSLIFRVIQRQAKTAASKAKSLNSE, from the coding sequence TTGAAAGCAAATTTCCATAAAAGACTACAGGCTGTGATCCAACTTTCCAAGGAGGAGGCCATTAGACTGGGGCATGCCTATATTGGTTCAGAGCATCTATTGCTGGGAATCTTCAGGCAGGGTGACAATAAAGTGATCGATATTATCCAGTCCTTGAATATTGATCCTGCTGACGTTAGAAATCAAATCGAGGAACATATCCGGACCTCAGGTGGAACCATGATACTGGGGACACTACCCTTCACAAAAAGAGCCGAACGAATATTGAAAAATACTTATCAGGAAGCTCGTGATCTTAATGCTGATATTGTCGATGTTGAGCATCTACTGCTGGCAATTCTGCGTGAGCAGGAAGGCATAGCAGCCGACATTATGGCTCAATTCAGTATTGATTATGAGATCGTACGGGATGAGATGGAATTTTCACCTGAGTCTGTTGGTCGAGAGTCTGAAAGCAGCATGAAGGGTAAGCCCCAGAGCAAAACACCTGCTCTGGATCACTTCGGACGTGACATTACTGCTTTTGCCCGCAGTGGAAAACTGGATCCGGTCATTGGTAGAGACAAAGAAATAGAGCGCGTAGCACAGGTCCTTTCTCGCCGAAAGAAAAATAACCCTGTGCTCATTGGAGAACCTGGTGTCGGCAAGACAGCTATTGCAGAAGGCCTGGCCCTCCGGATCATTGGCAAGAAAGTTCCACGCAGTCTCCTGAGAATGCGTGTTGTTTCGCTTGATCTGGCCACCCTGATCGCCGGTACAAAATACCGGGGGCAATTTGAAGAGCGCATGAAAGCAGTTACTGCAGAATTAGAGAAAAGCGACGACATCATTCTCTTTATTGATGAATTGCATACGATCGTGGGGGCTGGAGCCGCCAGTGGATCACTGGATGCCAGCAATATGATCAAACCAGCTCTGGCGCGTGGTGATCTGCAATGTATCGGTGCCACAACACTGGACGAATATCGCAAATATGTGGAAAAAGATGGCGCGCTGGAACGTCGCTTTCAGAAGGTCATGATCGAACCCCCTTCACGCATCGAAACCCTGCAGATCCTCCATGGGTTGAAGGATCGATATGAAGCCCACCATAATGTGCAATACAGTGATGAATCACTGGAAGCTTCAGTTGCCTATTCCAGTCGATACATTCAAGATAAATTCCATCCGGATAAGGCAATAGATGTTATGGATGAAGCCGGAGCACGCGTTCATTTAGCCAATGTGGATATTCCTGAGACGATTGTTAAGCTGGAAACCGAGTTGGATAATCTACGGATCCGCAAAGAAGATGTGGTGCGTAATCAGGAATTTGAATTAGCGGCTTCGTTGCGAGATGATGAACGTCATTTAATAAAAGAACTGGGTGATGCCAATGATGAGTGGACCACAGCCCTGAAAATTGATCCTCCCACAGTCAAGGTTGAGGATATTGCTGCTGTGGTGTCTCTTATCACCAGTATCCCGATCCAGGATGTGGCTGAATCCGAAGCAGAACGCCTGCTGAAGCTCGAGTCTGAGATCACCAAACATTTGATAGGGCAGGGGCATGTCATCAACGCTATGGCTAAAGCTTTAAGACGGGCCAGAAGTGGTTTCCGGGATCCCAAAAAACCCATTGGATCATTTCTCTTTCTGGGACCAACCGGTGTTGGAAAGACTGAAATGGCAAAAGTACTTGCAAAGTATATTTATCAGAATGAAAAAGCGTTGATCAAAATGGATATGTCGGAATATTCGGAAAGGTTTAACGTCAGTCGTCTTATCGGCGCGCCTCCTGGATATGTCGGGTACGAAGAAGGGGGTACTCTCACAGAAGCGGTTCGGCGAAATCCCTACAGCGTTGTTTTGTTTGATGAGATCGAAAAAGCACATCCGGAAATCTATAATATGTTGTTGCAGATCATGGATGAAGGGCAATTAACTGACAGTTTAGGACATACAGTTGATTTTAAGAACTGCATTCTGATCATGACCTCCAACCTGGGGCTGAAAAATCTTTCACAACCAGGTATTGGGTTCAATCGGAAAGATCAAAAGTCCAAGATGGAAGAGCAGCGTTCCAGGATCAAGATCGAGATGAAGAATACCTTTAAGCCGGAATTTATAAACCGTTTGACAGATGCGCTGGTTTTTGATTCACTCACAAAAAAAGATTTGGTAAAGATCGTGGATCTGATCCTGGAAGATGTTGGAATCTATGCCAATGAAAAAAATATCAAGATCAAGCTGAGTTCGGCGGCCAAAAATGTGATCATTGATCAGGAAATCGATAATGAATATGGTGCCCGTCCCTTACGTCGCCTTATTCAGAATATGATCGAGGATAAGATCGCTGAAATGACTCTGAAGGGCGAGGTAAAAGCTGAATCTACTATTTCAGTCTCTGCCAAGAAAAAATCCTTAATATTTCGAGTGATCCAGAGGCAAGCGAAAACAGCTGCGAGTAAAGCAAAATCTCTCAATAGTGAGTAA
- a CDS encoding SLBB domain-containing protein gives MNKKLIIILTMLFLVQIVWAQNDGSRSSDPRYIIDPETGKLSMTIRVWGEVKKPGMTIVPSDADLISLLSYVGGPTDKAKLSNIQIIRYHAQEGQDRIVFSDLEAFLETGDDKYIPVIYPNDTVIVKGTIWRILSTATPYINLGVTLINGYYLYTRSQ, from the coding sequence TTGAATAAAAAACTGATAATTATCCTTACAATGCTCTTTCTGGTTCAGATTGTCTGGGCTCAAAATGATGGTAGCAGATCATCAGATCCAAGATATATCATTGATCCGGAAACAGGAAAGTTAAGCATGACTATCCGGGTCTGGGGTGAAGTAAAAAAACCAGGGATGACCATAGTTCCCAGTGACGCCGACCTGATCTCATTATTAAGCTATGTTGGTGGACCGACAGATAAAGCAAAACTCAGCAATATCCAGATTATTCGGTATCATGCACAGGAAGGTCAGGATCGTATCGTGTTTTCGGATCTTGAAGCCTTTCTTGAGACTGGTGATGATAAATACATTCCCGTCATATATCCCAATGACACGGTCATTGTAAAAGGCACGATCTGGCGCATACTCAGCACGGCAACACCATACATTAATTTGGGTGTCACACTCATCAATGGTTATTACCTCTACACGAGGTCACAATAA
- the lysS gene encoding lysine--tRNA ligase translates to MSERTLNEIIDQRKEKIKTLVADGIDPYPHNYDRSHTVTEAIDQFEDIEGQEGIKLAGRLMSRRVMGKASFANIMDGSGRIQLYLSREDLGVDVYTMFKHLDIGDFVGVNGLLMTTRTGEKTLKVLELTLLSKNIRPLPNVKEKDGQLFDGFEDKEQRYRKRYLDLIVNPDVKETFVKRALICKSIRKFFDEHDYLEVETPILQPLYGGASARPFKTHHNSLDMDLYLRIADELYLKRLIIGGFEKVFEFSRNFRNEGMDRTHNPEFTIVEWYEAYVDYFFLMDQVEALFKYLAHDLGQSIFEYNDHSIDLTKPFKRATMAELVQQYAEVNLSTADEAELLKVCRANNIDAPADSNYGQLLDALFDALVEPHLIDPTFVTEYPKAISPLAKNKRDSDGTFVERFELFIAGNEFANAFTELNDPIDQRERLEAQSALRAGGDEEAQTLDEDFLQAMEYGMPPTGGVGMGLDRLVMLLTGNRSIRDVLLFPQMRPEAKG, encoded by the coding sequence ATGAGTGAACGCACACTAAATGAGATCATCGATCAACGCAAAGAAAAGATAAAAACGCTTGTAGCGGACGGTATTGATCCTTATCCGCACAACTATGATCGCAGTCATACAGTGACTGAAGCAATCGATCAATTTGAAGATATTGAAGGCCAGGAAGGTATTAAACTGGCTGGCAGATTAATGTCACGCCGGGTTATGGGAAAAGCCAGCTTTGCCAATATCATGGATGGAAGTGGTCGAATTCAGCTTTATCTCAGTCGCGAAGATCTTGGCGTAGATGTTTATACCATGTTCAAGCACTTGGATATCGGTGATTTTGTCGGGGTCAACGGTCTCTTAATGACCACCCGAACCGGTGAAAAAACGCTTAAAGTTCTAGAGCTTACTTTATTGAGCAAAAACATTCGTCCTTTACCCAATGTTAAGGAAAAAGACGGACAGTTGTTTGACGGCTTTGAGGATAAAGAACAACGCTATCGGAAGCGCTATCTTGATCTGATCGTGAATCCGGATGTAAAAGAAACTTTCGTCAAAAGAGCTCTGATCTGTAAAAGTATACGGAAATTCTTCGATGAACATGATTATCTAGAAGTTGAAACACCCATTTTACAGCCATTGTATGGTGGTGCCTCAGCTCGTCCTTTTAAAACCCACCATAATTCGCTTGATATGGATCTGTATTTGCGAATAGCTGATGAACTGTACCTGAAACGCTTGATCATAGGAGGGTTTGAAAAAGTTTTTGAATTCTCACGCAATTTTCGAAACGAAGGCATGGATCGTACTCACAACCCGGAATTTACAATCGTTGAGTGGTATGAAGCCTACGTTGACTATTTCTTTCTCATGGATCAGGTAGAAGCCCTTTTCAAGTATCTAGCCCATGATCTGGGGCAATCCATTTTTGAATATAATGATCATTCCATTGATCTAACAAAACCATTCAAACGAGCCACTATGGCTGAATTGGTTCAGCAATACGCTGAAGTGAATCTCTCAACTGCTGATGAAGCTGAATTACTCAAGGTCTGTCGAGCCAACAATATTGATGCTCCAGCTGATTCAAACTACGGACAGCTTTTAGACGCATTATTCGATGCTTTGGTGGAACCTCATCTTATTGACCCTACATTTGTTACAGAGTACCCCAAAGCAATCTCACCCCTTGCAAAGAATAAACGGGATAGTGATGGCACCTTTGTGGAACGTTTCGAGCTATTTATCGCCGGGAATGAATTTGCAAATGCCTTTACTGAGCTGAACGATCCCATTGATCAACGTGAACGCCTGGAAGCCCAGTCAGCTCTAAGAGCCGGTGGTGATGAGGAAGCCCAGACTTTGGATGAAGATTTTCTTCAAGCCATGGAGTATGGGATGCCGCCAACTGGTGGCGTAGGGATGGGGCTGGACCGATTGGTCATGCTGCTGACAGGCAATCGTTCTATCCGTGATGTATTGCTGTTTCCACAGATGCGTCCTGAGGCAAAAGGGTAG
- a CDS encoding FtsX-like permease family protein, with protein MKSYTAYLATRYLFGKHRIPFIAFISRTTMIGMALGVTTLVLALGVMRGFESVVTSKIIGFDTHIRIEKLFESGFDLTDQQISEISNIPGVKRIFSIKKAEIMLKANGITEGALLEAMPEAALEQLYSVSGNLQGDEHASEGLIIGAALADQLLVKVNDPILVYDLGSLKEQMGFPTIARSNVQAIYESGMVDYDKAYLYCSLSTMDELYPGAARTDNFGIFLTDLALTDAVMTQIDEILPYSHLSISWRDRHQTLFNWMKTQQLPIFVIFSLIMLVAVVNISSTLILIIMEKRSEIGTLRALGTSRKRIQRIFALEGLMMGLTGTLVGVLLSLTMAWLQNNFGLISLPSDVYFMDQVNIQISAGDILIISSGILVLAILSSMIPAMQASRLKPVESLRDE; from the coding sequence ATGAAATCTTATACAGCTTATCTTGCAACACGCTACCTTTTCGGTAAACACCGAATCCCATTTATCGCGTTTATCTCGCGAACCACCATGATCGGCATGGCTTTGGGTGTCACTACCTTAGTTCTGGCCCTGGGTGTTATGCGGGGATTTGAATCAGTAGTAACCTCCAAAATCATTGGCTTTGATACTCATATCCGAATCGAGAAACTTTTCGAATCCGGATTTGATCTGACGGATCAGCAAATTTCAGAAATATCCAATATTCCCGGTGTAAAAAGGATCTTCAGCATCAAAAAAGCTGAGATCATGCTCAAAGCAAATGGGATCACCGAAGGAGCGCTCCTGGAAGCCATGCCAGAGGCGGCGCTGGAACAGTTGTATTCAGTTAGTGGCAATTTGCAAGGTGATGAACATGCTTCAGAGGGGCTGATCATCGGCGCTGCTCTAGCTGATCAACTACTGGTGAAGGTCAATGATCCAATACTGGTGTACGACCTGGGCTCTCTGAAAGAACAGATGGGATTTCCCACCATTGCCCGTTCCAACGTTCAGGCTATTTATGAGTCAGGCATGGTTGACTACGACAAAGCCTACCTCTACTGCTCACTAAGCACCATGGATGAGTTGTATCCCGGTGCGGCCAGAACTGATAATTTTGGCATATTTTTAACTGATCTTGCCCTCACCGATGCAGTGATGACCCAAATCGATGAGATTCTACCCTATTCGCATCTTTCTATTTCCTGGCGGGATCGCCACCAGACCCTATTTAATTGGATGAAAACTCAACAACTCCCTATCTTCGTTATTTTCAGTCTCATCATGCTGGTGGCAGTTGTAAATATCTCCAGCACCCTCATTCTGATCATTATGGAAAAGCGTTCTGAGATTGGTACGTTGAGAGCTCTGGGAACCAGTCGCAAAAGGATCCAGCGTATATTTGCTCTGGAGGGTTTAATGATGGGTTTAACTGGAACTCTGGTGGGCGTCTTGCTGTCGCTTACAATGGCTTGGCTCCAAAACAATTTTGGCCTTATTTCGCTACCCAGCGATGTTTATTTCATGGATCAGGTTAACATCCAGATTTCTGCTGGTGATATTCTCATTATCTCAAGTGGAATCCTGGTGCTGGCCATCCTTTCCTCAATGATCCCTGCCATGCAGGCCAGTCGTTTAAAACCTGTTGAATCTCTGAGGGATGAATGA
- a CDS encoding FtsX-like permease family protein, with the protein MNQLDWYMARRYFFAKRSNRYISWVGGISIIGIALGVIALIITMAILNGFENEVTSRITNFIPHLIIQSDQDINELRQLLPEAESVYYSTERKAILEFMDEKMVLNVRAVDQTSWHHLLKPQSSGSISPGRLKILGAEMPGIVIGAAIADQFFLTVGDTVAVRSPLDAKPGLFRIPQRHFVVTGIFQSDIFDFDRSLAFIAYNEGRRLFKLAGKQVIQVQFADFNKAGAAKERVLAVLPDVEIRSWHDQHKTLFDAMRMEKWGSFIGLNLIILVAVFNIVSSLMMMVLEKTGDIGILRIMGAHSKNIRQIFNLQGLIVSFLGVLLGVVVGSLLVLSQTQWGWITLPADIYLIPLLPVKLYWSEVLIVGFVAFFIVLLSVRYPARKAAWLKPLDAINYKR; encoded by the coding sequence ATGAATCAATTGGATTGGTATATGGCGCGGCGCTATTTTTTCGCCAAACGCAGCAATCGCTATATCAGTTGGGTGGGAGGGATATCCATAATCGGTATCGCACTGGGAGTTATCGCTCTCATCATAACCATGGCTATTCTAAATGGCTTTGAGAATGAAGTTACCAGTCGAATAACTAACTTTATACCGCATTTGATCATACAGTCAGACCAGGATATTAATGAGTTGAGACAATTACTCCCGGAAGCTGAATCTGTTTATTACAGCACAGAAAGAAAAGCGATCCTGGAATTCATGGATGAGAAAATGGTGCTTAATGTGAGAGCGGTTGACCAAACCAGTTGGCATCATCTTTTGAAACCCCAGAGTTCAGGGTCAATATCACCTGGACGGCTTAAGATCCTTGGGGCAGAAATGCCTGGTATCGTCATCGGGGCGGCAATAGCAGATCAATTCTTCTTGACGGTTGGCGATACTGTTGCCGTGCGCAGCCCATTGGATGCTAAACCGGGCTTGTTCAGAATTCCACAGCGCCATTTTGTCGTCACCGGAATATTCCAATCGGATATATTTGATTTTGACCGCAGCCTGGCTTTCATCGCCTACAATGAAGGTCGCCGACTTTTTAAATTAGCGGGCAAGCAGGTCATTCAGGTTCAATTTGCCGATTTCAACAAGGCAGGTGCTGCAAAAGAGAGAGTACTTGCTGTTTTACCTGATGTTGAAATACGATCCTGGCATGATCAACATAAGACCCTATTTGACGCTATGCGAATGGAGAAGTGGGGTAGTTTTATTGGCTTAAACCTGATTATCCTGGTTGCAGTATTCAACATAGTCAGTTCTTTGATGATGATGGTTCTGGAAAAAACAGGCGATATTGGAATTTTGCGTATTATGGGGGCGCATTCAAAAAATATCCGTCAAATATTCAATTTGCAGGGTTTGATCGTGTCTTTCCTGGGAGTTCTATTGGGAGTTGTCGTCGGCTCTTTACTGGTATTGAGTCAAACCCAGTGGGGGTGGATCACCTTGCCGGCTGATATTTACTTAATACCACTTTTGCCTGTGAAGTTGTACTGGAGTGAGGTGCTAATTGTGGGGTTTGTTGCATTTTTTATTGTGCTCCTGTCTGTTCGCTACCCAGCTCGAAAAGCAGCCTGGTTGAAGCCTCTGGATGCTATTAATTATAAACGATGA